In Scleropages formosus chromosome 18, fSclFor1.1, whole genome shotgun sequence, one DNA window encodes the following:
- the LOC108927322 gene encoding RNA-binding protein 24-like isoform X1 has product MHAPQDTTHTRIFVGGLPYHTTDTSLRRHFEAFGAVREAAVITDRRTGRSRGYGFVSTVTMADGASAQRACRDPSPVIDGRKANVNLAYLGAKPRKQRSGFVGTPAVLPTFTRSSYEFPTHFVYPEAWVQPSMVISHIPGTASTPAATSPFVDYSGMAYMQYSGAAASLYEQYPYAASPAPAACVPAASYGLAFQQPLGPATPGPATAVATAFSHCPPQLLQADHMQ; this is encoded by the exons ATGCACGCGCCGCAGGACACGACCCACACGAGGATTTTCGTGGGGGGGCTGCCGTACCACACCACGGATACCAGCCTGAGGAGGCACTTCGAGGCGTTCGGCGCGGTCCGGGAGGCGGCCGTCATCACCGACAGACGCACGGGCAGGTCCAGAGGCTACGGCTTCGTGAGTACG GTTACAATGGCAGATGGAGCTTCGGCACAGAGGGCCTGCAGAGACCCCAGTCCCGTTATCGATGGCAGGAAGGCCAATGTCAATCTGGCATATTTAGGGGCCAAGCCCAGGAAGCAGAGGTCAG gctttGTTGGAACTCCTGCTGTCCTCCCAACGTTCACTCGAAGTTCCTATGA GTTTCCCACTCACTTTGTGTATCCAGAGGCCTGGGTCCAGCCCAGCATGGTGATCTCCCACATCCCAGGCACGGCCAGCACTCCAGCTGCTACCTCTCCTTTTGTTGACTACAGTGGCATGGCCTATATGCAGTATTCAGGCGCCGCAGCGTCTCTTTATGAACAGTACCCCTATGCTGCTTCCCCTGCCCCAGCTGCCTGTGTCCCTGCAGCTAGTTACGGGCTGGCTTTTCAACAGCCCCTGGGGCCTGCCACCCCAGGACCAGCCACTGCAGTTGCTACTGCCTTCagccactgccccccccaacTGCTGCAGGCAGACCACATGCAATAG
- the LOC108927455 gene encoding E3 ubiquitin-protein ligase NHLRC1-like produces MSLVRSPPGCRRLGAEAVLSDIKVNLLECKVCFETFCGQQGQRRPRMLPCGHVLCAQCLSVLSQPLLSRLECPFCRRLYAVANVSDCLPLSELSELLLRGTPGPLCGRGTSSCAGGLATGSLHLRFAFGGWGKLLNPTAIAVFPSSGALTIVHDGDNRVVVFSPKGKRLHGFGQRGCTPAEICHPLGVAVAPSGHVVVTDAGDCAVKVFTSRGRSVVMIRDSFQLPWGVVVDERGHILVTDARAGTLSEIVVDFARSVTVLNRVALAELQCPRAVACCPVTGNVVIVEHAEGLVDKQRGSRSDHLRLFSKELTLLSQIDSFGLSLVSPVRFSASAVAFDRCGDVIVADVEQGVIWSLGKLNNSPVLTALISHGLVFPVGLVATAQNTLIVLDSGDHAVKIYTANSDVTRNEQ; encoded by the coding sequence ATGTCTCTGGTCCGCAGCCCCCCTGGGTGCCGGCGTCTGGGGGCAGAGGCGGTCCTGAGTGATATAAAGGTCAATCTGCTGGAGTGCAAAGTGTGCTTTGAGACTTTCTGCGGGCAGCAGGGGCAGCGGCGGCCGCGGATGCTCCCTTGTGGACACGTGCTCTGTGCACAGTGCCTCTCTGTGCTCTCGCAGCCCCTGTTGTCGAGGTTGGAGTGCCCTTTCTGCAGACGCCTGTATGCCGTAGCCAATGTGTCAGACTGCCTGCCCCTGTCTGAGCTCTCTGAGCTCTTGCTGCGCGGGACCCCCGGCCCCCTTTGTGGTCGCGGCACCAGCAGCTGCGCCGGGGGCCTAGCGACAGGGTCCTTGCACCTGCGCTTCGCCTTTGGGGGCTGGGGAAAGCTGCTCAATCCCACAGCGATCGCCGTATTCCCGTCCTCAGGGGCACTGACAATAGTGCACGATGGTGACAACAGGGTGGTGGTCTTCAGCCCTAAGGGCAAGCGGCTGCACGGGTTTGGGCAGCGAGGATGCACCCCAGCAGAGATCTGTCACCCCCTAGGTGTGGCCGTGGCACCTAGCGGCCACGTGGTGGTGACGGACGCAGGTGACTGTGCCGTGAAGGTGTTCACCTCTAGGGGGCGTAGTGTGGTGATGATACGGGACTCCTTCCAGCTACCTTGGggagtggttgtggatgagaggGGGCACATACTGGTGACGGACGCCAGAGCGGGCACGCTCTCCGAGATTGTGGTGGACTTTGCCCGTAGCGTGACGGTCCTGAACCGCGTGGCTCTCGCTGAGCTGCAGTGTCCCCGCGCGGTGGCCTGCTGCCCGGTTACCGGGAATGTTGTGATTGTGGAGCACGCAGAGGGCTTGGTAGACAAGCAGAGGGGTTCCAGGTCTGATCATCTCAGACTATTCAGCAAGGAGCTCACCCTCCTCTCTCAGATTGACAGCTTTGGCCTGAGCCTGGTGTCTCCAGTGCGATTTTCTGCCTCCGCTGTGGCATTTGACAGATGTGGGGATGTAATTGTGGCGGACGTGGAACAGGGTGTGATCTGGAGTTTGGGGAAATTAAACAATTCCCCAGTCCTCACTGCACTAATAAGCCACGGTTTGGTGTTCCCTGTTGGACTTGTGGCCACAGCGCAGAACACGCTGATTGTCCTAGACAGTGGTGATCACGCCGTGAAAATATACACAGCTAATTCAGATGTGACGAGGAACGAGCAATAA
- the LOC108927322 gene encoding RNA-binding protein 24-like isoform X2 — MHAPQDTTHTRIFVGGLPYHTTDTSLRRHFEAFGAVREAAVITDRRTGRSRGYGFVTMADGASAQRACRDPSPVIDGRKANVNLAYLGAKPRKQRSGFVGTPAVLPTFTRSSYEFPTHFVYPEAWVQPSMVISHIPGTASTPAATSPFVDYSGMAYMQYSGAAASLYEQYPYAASPAPAACVPAASYGLAFQQPLGPATPGPATAVATAFSHCPPQLLQADHMQ; from the exons ATGCACGCGCCGCAGGACACGACCCACACGAGGATTTTCGTGGGGGGGCTGCCGTACCACACCACGGATACCAGCCTGAGGAGGCACTTCGAGGCGTTCGGCGCGGTCCGGGAGGCGGCCGTCATCACCGACAGACGCACGGGCAGGTCCAGAGGCTACGGCTTC GTTACAATGGCAGATGGAGCTTCGGCACAGAGGGCCTGCAGAGACCCCAGTCCCGTTATCGATGGCAGGAAGGCCAATGTCAATCTGGCATATTTAGGGGCCAAGCCCAGGAAGCAGAGGTCAG gctttGTTGGAACTCCTGCTGTCCTCCCAACGTTCACTCGAAGTTCCTATGA GTTTCCCACTCACTTTGTGTATCCAGAGGCCTGGGTCCAGCCCAGCATGGTGATCTCCCACATCCCAGGCACGGCCAGCACTCCAGCTGCTACCTCTCCTTTTGTTGACTACAGTGGCATGGCCTATATGCAGTATTCAGGCGCCGCAGCGTCTCTTTATGAACAGTACCCCTATGCTGCTTCCCCTGCCCCAGCTGCCTGTGTCCCTGCAGCTAGTTACGGGCTGGCTTTTCAACAGCCCCTGGGGCCTGCCACCCCAGGACCAGCCACTGCAGTTGCTACTGCCTTCagccactgccccccccaacTGCTGCAGGCAGACCACATGCAATAG
- the LOC108927403 gene encoding speriolin-like protein: MSWAEGQDIAEDMGQSYELLRWQNTMLRQANADLRLLLDVAKENLSLRSRFLGSDGKTELSGNKTVNATETLDEVKFTDNLTRTPHRTSSPLILKSMTKEAVDRSTLHQEEGAYHSHQSHNAKRLESSAQRSLHKSTLQHEDLLSQSTMYHDLKDLTSNEPERLLGEIAFQLDRRILAYVFQGQSRLYGFTTLNIPDKIVQVSKHPLTGKVDEAYRCALTKRYLELMEDLQFLGYSQTHHPSVTEIIINTFGVLRHRPDSHSAQELGYTNTDFLRKMIIRIAPPKMFKDLLTLFSCLCFMARKDNKPLFLW; the protein is encoded by the exons ATGTCTTGGGCTGAAGGGCAGGACATCGCGGAGGACATGGGCCAGAGCTACGAGCTGCTGCGCTGGCAGAACACGATGCTGAGACAGGCGAACGCGGACCTGCGCCTCCTGCTGGACGTGGCGAAGGAGAACCTGTCTCTGCGCAGCCGCTTTCTGGGCTCCGACGGCAAGACTGAGCTCTCAG gaaataaaactgttaaTGCAACTGAAACCCTGGATGAAGTCAAATTCACAGATAACTTGACTCGTACACCACACAGAACGTCATCTCCCCTGATCCTGAAGTCCATGACTAAGGAAGCTGTGGACAGAAGCACACTTCACCAGGAGGAGGGTGCCTATCATTCTCATCAGTCCCATAATGCTAAACGCCTGGAATCGTCTGCCCAGAGGAGCCTGCACAAAAGCACCCTTCAGCATGAGGACTTGCTTAGTCAGTCTACCATGTATCATGATTTAAAAG ACTTGACCTCTAATGAACCAGAGCGATTATTGGGGGAGATCGCATTTCAGCTGGACCGCAGAATTTTGGCATATGTATTTCAGGGGCAATCCAGACTATATGGGTTCACGACACTCAACATTCCTGATAAAATTGTTCAG GTGTCCAAGCATCCGTTGACGGGGAAGGTGGACGAGGCGTACCGCTGCGCGCTGACAAAGCGTTACCTCGAACTGATGGAAGATCTTCAGTTTCTAGGCTACAGTCAAACTCATCACCCCTCAGTCACAGAGATCATCATAAATACCTTTGGTGTCCTCAGGCACAGACCTGACAGCCACAGTGCACAGGAGTTGGGCTACACCAACACAGACTTTTTGCGCAAAATGATTATCAGAATAGCACCTCCAAAGATGTTCAAGGACCTACTAACCCTCTTCAGCTGCCTGTGCTTCATGGCCCGAAAGGACAACAAGCCCCTCTTCCTGTGGTAG